The Acanthochromis polyacanthus isolate Apoly-LR-REF ecotype Palm Island chromosome 2, KAUST_Apoly_ChrSc, whole genome shotgun sequence genome contains a region encoding:
- the ppfia1 gene encoding liprin-alpha-1 isoform X8 produces the protein MMCEVMPTISEAEGPGGGGGSGRRGSGSPLQSDSEGHFESLMVSMLEERDRLLETLRETQENLGLTQGKLHEVSHERDSLQRQLNTALPQEFAALTKEVNVCREQLLEKEEEIAELKAERNNTRLLLEHLECLVSRHERSLRMTVVKRQAQSPAGVSSEVEVLKALKSLFEHHKALDEKVRERLRVALERCSALEEQLTISHKELAYLREQSSQKRGLADGTSEVNHNSENTPSTNGKRSSDGSLSQEEECGPGFGKVGELQEVVDRQSADLGQMKERMAAMVSRINELEEDLDTARKDLIKSEDMNTRLQRDLRESMAQKEDMEERITTLEKRYLAAQREATSVHDLNDKLENEVANKDSLFRQTEDRNRQLQEKLELAEQKLQQTIRKAETLPEVEAELAQRVAALTKAEERHGNIEERLRQLEAQLEEKHQELLRARQREKMNEEHNKRLSETVDKLLSESNERLQLHLKERMSALEDKNALIRELEHTKKLIEESHHEKEQLLIQIETMRAENEQGRSRSNSLLHGRSQLGSTPDFRYPVSASSMMDSNSDHYGSALVLRRPQKGRVTALRDEPSKVQTLNEQEWERMQQANVLANVAQAFESDMDASDLEEDRETIFSSVDLLSPAGQADAQTLALMLQEQLDAINNEIRMIQEEKESTAIRAEEIEGRVGSGDSLGGRFRSMSSIPPSLCAGSSLGSSPPGSGHSTPRRIPRSPNRELDRMGVMTLPSDLRKHRRKSAQDDKATIRCETSPPTTPRSMRLNREAGHAASHEDIRDIRGLGSLQDGQGSNPSSSNSSQDSLNKAAKKKSIKSSIGRLFGKKEKGRPSIPGKDSPSQAGTPEAESSPKDGLGMGTLGGPAEKNRKLQKKHELLEEARRQGLPFAQWDGPTVVVWLELWVGMPAWYVAACRANVKSGAIMSALSDTEIQREIGISNPLHRLKLRLAIQEIMSLTSPSAPPTSRTTLAYGDMNHEWIGNEWLPSLGLPQYRSYFMESLVDARMLDHLTKKDLRGQLKMVDSFHRNSFQCGVMCLRRLNYDRKELERKREECQLELKDVLVWSNERVISWVQAIGLKEYSGNLYESGVHGALLALDETFDHNTLALLLQIPTQNTQARATLEREYNSLLAIGTDRRMEEDDDKNFRRAPSWRKKFRPKDMRGMSLGASDTLPANFRVTSSGTASPSTQPKRSPMDVYPHYFYR, from the exons GAGTTTGCTGCACTAACGAAGGAGGTGAACGTGTGCCGGGAGCAGCTtctggagaaagaggaggagatagCAGAGCTGAAGGCCGAGAGAAATAACACACGG CTCTTGCTGGAGCACCTGGAGTGCCTGGTGTCTCGACACGAGCGCAGTCTAAGGATGACGGTGGTGAAGAGACAGGCTCAGTCTCCAGCAGGTGTCTCAAGCGAGGTGGAGGTCCTCAAAGCCCTTAAGTCACTTTTTGAACACCACAAAGCCCTTGATGAGAAG GTAAGGGAGCGACTTCGCGTTGCTTTGGAACGATGCAGTGCATTGGAGGAACAGCTCACCATCTCGCACAAAGAA CTGGCTTACCTCAGGGAGCAGAGCAGCCAGAAGAGAGGGCTAGCAGATGGAACCAGCGAGGTCAACCACAACTCTGAAAACACACCAAGCACTAATGGCAAG CGGTCGTCGGATGGTTCCCTTAGTCAAGAGGAAGAGTGTGGGCCTGGGTTTGGTAAAGTTGGCGAACTCCAGGAGGTAGTGGACCGTCAGTCTGCGGATTTGGGCCAGATGAAGGAACGCATGGCTGCCATGGTGTCACGCATCAATGAGCTGGAGGAGGACCTGGACACAGCCCGAAAAGACCTCATTAAGTCCGAAGACATGAACACACGGCTACAGAGAGACCTCAGAGAG TCAATGGCTCAGAAGGAAGATATGGAGGAGAGGATCACCACCTTAGAGAAGCGCTACCTGGCAGCTCAGCGGGAGGCTACCTCCGTCCACGACCTCAATGACAAGCTGGAGAATGAAGTGGCCAATAAGGACTCCCTCTTCAGACAA ACTGAGGACAGAAACCGACAACTACAGGAGAAGCTGGAACTGGCTGAGCAGAAATTGCAGCAGACGATCCGCAAAGCAGAGACTCTGCCTGAGGTGGAAGCTGAGCTCGCCCAGAGAGTCGCTGCCCTCACAAAG GCCGAGGAACGCCATGGCAATATTGAGGAGAGGTTGAGGCAGCTGGAGGCCCAGCTGGAAGAGAAGCACCAGGAACTGCTCAGG GCACGACAGCGAGAGAAGATGAATGAGGAGCACAACAAGCGTCTGTCTGAAACTGTGGATAAGCTCCTGTCAGAGTCCAACGAGAGACTCCAGCTTCACCTCAAAGAGAGGATGTCTGCTCTGGAGGATAAG AATGCCCTGATCAGAGAACTGGAGCACACCAAGAAACTGATTGAGGAGTCTCACCATGAGAAG GAGCAGCTTCTCATCCAAATTGAGACAATGAGGGCAGAAAATGAGCAGGGTAGGAGCAGAAGCAACTCCTTACTACATGG GCGGTCTCAGCTGGGCAGCACCCCAGATTTCAGGTACCCAGTGTCGGCTTCCTCAATGATGGACAGTAACTCCGACCATTACGGCAGCGCTCTCGTACTGAGGCGGCCTCAGAAGGGACGAGTGACAGCGCTCCGTGACGAGCCATCCAAG GTGCAGACTTTGAATGAGCAGGAGTGGGAGCGTATGCAGCAGGCTAATGTGCTAGCAAATGTGGCCCAGGCCTTTGAGAGCGACATGGACGCTTCAGACCTGGAGGAAGACCGAGAGACCATTTTCAGCTCGGTGGACCTGCTGTCCCCTGCTGGCCAGGCTGACGCACAGACTCTTGCCTTAATGCTGCAGGAGCAGCTGGATGCTATCAACAACGAAATTAG AATGATccaggaagagaaggagagcacAGCGATCCGAGCAGAGGAGATTGAGGGTCGGGTGGGCAGCGGCGACAGCCTGGGAGGACGTTTCCGCTCCATGAGCTCCATCCCCCCGTCACTGTGTGCCGGGTCCTCACTGGGCAGCTCTCCACCCGGGTCTGGCCACTCGACCCCCCGACGAATTCCCCGTAGCCCCAACAGAGAACTGGATCGTATGGGTGTCATGACCTTG CCTAGTGACCTGCGCAAGCATCGCAGGAAG TCTGCTCAGGATGACAAGGCCACTATCCGATGTGAGACGTCGCCCCCCACCACTCCACGCTCCATGCGCCTGAACAGGGAGGCAGGACACGCTGCCAGTCATGAGGACATTAGAGACATTCGAGG TCTGGGGAGTCTGCAGGACGGCCAGGGTAGTAACCCGAGCAGTAGCAACAGCAGCCAGGACTCTCTCAACAAAGCAGCCAAGAAGAAGAGTATCAAGTCTTCCATTGGACGCCTCTTTGGGAAGAAGGAGAAGGGCCGACCCAGCATTCCCGGCAAGGACTCCCCCAGCCAAG CTGGCACTCCTGAGGCAGAGAGCTCTCCTAAGGATGGTTTAGGAATGGGCACCCTCGGGGGCCCTGCTGAGAAGAACAGGAAGCTGCAGAAGAA GCATGAATTACTGGAAGAGGCTCGCAGGCAGGGCCTGCCATTCGCCCAGTGGGATGGACCAACTGTTGTGGTTTGGCTGGAG CTGTGGGTAGGCATGCCAGCCTGGTATGTGGCTGCATGTCGTGCCAACGTAAAGAGCGGGGCCATCATGTCGGCGCTGTCAGACACAGAGATCCAAAGGGAGATTGGAATCAGTAACCCGTTGCATCGTCTGAAACTTCGCCTGGCGATCCAGGAAATCATGTCTCTCACCAGTCCGTCTGCCCCGCCAACCTCGAGAACG ACGCTGGCATACGGCGACATGAACCACGAGTGGATTGGTAATGAGTGGCTGCCCAGCCTGGGTTTGCCTCAGTACCGCTCCTACTTCATGGAGTCCCTGGTGGACGCCCGCATGCTTGACCACCTCACCAAGAAGGACCTTAGAGGACAGCTGAAAATGGTGGACAGCTTCCACAG GAACAGTTTTCAGTGTGGTGTCATGTGTCTGAGGAGGCTTAACTACGACCGGAAAGAgctggagaggaagagagaggagtGTCAGCTGGAGCTCAAAG atgtGCTGGTGTGGAGTAATGAACGTGTGATCAGTTGGGTTCAGGCCATCGGACTCAAAGAGTACAGTGGCAACCTTTATGAGAGTGGAGTTCATGGAGCTCTGCTCGCCCTCGATGAAACCTTTGATCACAACACCCTGGCCCTGCTGCTGCAGATCCCCACGCAGAACACACAG GCCAGAGCGACTCTGGAGCGTGAATACAACAGTCTGCTGGCCATTGGCACAGACAGGAGAATGGAAGAg GATGACGATAAGAACTTCCGCCGAGCTCCCTCATGGAGGAAGAAGTTCAGGCCCAAAGACATGAGGGGGATGTCCTTGGGGGCGTCGGATACCCTCCCAGCCAACTTCAGAGTGACCAGTAGCGGCACAGCATCTCCTTCCACGCAGCCAAAGAGGAGCCCGATGGACG TTTATCCTCATTATTTCTATAGGTAA
- the ppfia1 gene encoding liprin-alpha-1 isoform X3: MMCEVMPTISEAEGPGGGGGSGRRGSGSPLQSDSEGHFESLMVSMLEERDRLLETLRETQENLGLTQGKLHEVSHERDSLQRQLNTALPQEFAALTKEVNVCREQLLEKEEEIAELKAERNNTRLLLEHLECLVSRHERSLRMTVVKRQAQSPAGVSSEVEVLKALKSLFEHHKALDEKVRERLRVALERCSALEEQLTISHKELAYLREQSSQKRGLADGTSEVNHNSENTPSTNGKRSSDGSLSQEEECGPGFGKVGELQEVVDRQSADLGQMKERMAAMVSRINELEEDLDTARKDLIKSEDMNTRLQRDLRESMAQKEDMEERITTLEKRYLAAQREATSVHDLNDKLENEVANKDSLFRQTEDRNRQLQEKLELAEQKLQQTIRKAETLPEVEAELAQRVAALTKAEERHGNIEERLRQLEAQLEEKHQELLRARQREKMNEEHNKRLSETVDKLLSESNERLQLHLKERMSALEDKNALIRELEHTKKLIEESHHEKEQLLIQIETMRAENEQGRSRSNSLLHGRSQLGSTPDFRYPVSASSMMDSNSDHYGSALVLRRPQKGRVTALRDEPSKVQTLNEQEWERMQQANVLANVAQAFESDMDASDLEEDRETIFSSVDLLSPAGQADAQTLALMLQEQLDAINNEIRMIQEEKESTAIRAEEIEGRVGSGDSLGGRFRSMSSIPPSLCAGSSLGSSPPGSGHSTPRRIPRSPNRELDRMGVMTLPSDLRKHRRKSAQDDKATIRCETSPPTTPRSMRLNREAGHAASHEDIRDIRGLGSLQDGQGSNPSSSNSSQDSLNKAAKKKSIKSSIGRLFGKKEKGRPSIPGKDSPSQAGTPEAESSPKDGLGMGTLGGPAEKNRKLQKKHELLEEARRQGLPFAQWDGPTVVVWLELWVGMPAWYVAACRANVKSGAIMSALSDTEIQREIGISNPLHRLKLRLAIQEIMSLTSPSAPPTSRTTTGNVWVTHEEMESLAATPPTTLAYGDMNHEWIGNEWLPSLGLPQYRSYFMESLVDARMLDHLTKKDLRGQLKMVDSFHRNSFQCGVMCLRRLNYDRKELERKREECQLELKDVLVWSNERVISWVQAIGLKEYSGNLYESGVHGALLALDETFDHNTLALLLQIPTQNTQARATLEREYNSLLAIGTDRRMEEDDDKNFRRAPSWRKKFRPKDMRGMSLGASDTLPANFRVTSSGTASPSTQPKRSPMDGNRWSEDEGEFPAFKTRMMN, translated from the exons GAGTTTGCTGCACTAACGAAGGAGGTGAACGTGTGCCGGGAGCAGCTtctggagaaagaggaggagatagCAGAGCTGAAGGCCGAGAGAAATAACACACGG CTCTTGCTGGAGCACCTGGAGTGCCTGGTGTCTCGACACGAGCGCAGTCTAAGGATGACGGTGGTGAAGAGACAGGCTCAGTCTCCAGCAGGTGTCTCAAGCGAGGTGGAGGTCCTCAAAGCCCTTAAGTCACTTTTTGAACACCACAAAGCCCTTGATGAGAAG GTAAGGGAGCGACTTCGCGTTGCTTTGGAACGATGCAGTGCATTGGAGGAACAGCTCACCATCTCGCACAAAGAA CTGGCTTACCTCAGGGAGCAGAGCAGCCAGAAGAGAGGGCTAGCAGATGGAACCAGCGAGGTCAACCACAACTCTGAAAACACACCAAGCACTAATGGCAAG CGGTCGTCGGATGGTTCCCTTAGTCAAGAGGAAGAGTGTGGGCCTGGGTTTGGTAAAGTTGGCGAACTCCAGGAGGTAGTGGACCGTCAGTCTGCGGATTTGGGCCAGATGAAGGAACGCATGGCTGCCATGGTGTCACGCATCAATGAGCTGGAGGAGGACCTGGACACAGCCCGAAAAGACCTCATTAAGTCCGAAGACATGAACACACGGCTACAGAGAGACCTCAGAGAG TCAATGGCTCAGAAGGAAGATATGGAGGAGAGGATCACCACCTTAGAGAAGCGCTACCTGGCAGCTCAGCGGGAGGCTACCTCCGTCCACGACCTCAATGACAAGCTGGAGAATGAAGTGGCCAATAAGGACTCCCTCTTCAGACAA ACTGAGGACAGAAACCGACAACTACAGGAGAAGCTGGAACTGGCTGAGCAGAAATTGCAGCAGACGATCCGCAAAGCAGAGACTCTGCCTGAGGTGGAAGCTGAGCTCGCCCAGAGAGTCGCTGCCCTCACAAAG GCCGAGGAACGCCATGGCAATATTGAGGAGAGGTTGAGGCAGCTGGAGGCCCAGCTGGAAGAGAAGCACCAGGAACTGCTCAGG GCACGACAGCGAGAGAAGATGAATGAGGAGCACAACAAGCGTCTGTCTGAAACTGTGGATAAGCTCCTGTCAGAGTCCAACGAGAGACTCCAGCTTCACCTCAAAGAGAGGATGTCTGCTCTGGAGGATAAG AATGCCCTGATCAGAGAACTGGAGCACACCAAGAAACTGATTGAGGAGTCTCACCATGAGAAG GAGCAGCTTCTCATCCAAATTGAGACAATGAGGGCAGAAAATGAGCAGGGTAGGAGCAGAAGCAACTCCTTACTACATGG GCGGTCTCAGCTGGGCAGCACCCCAGATTTCAGGTACCCAGTGTCGGCTTCCTCAATGATGGACAGTAACTCCGACCATTACGGCAGCGCTCTCGTACTGAGGCGGCCTCAGAAGGGACGAGTGACAGCGCTCCGTGACGAGCCATCCAAG GTGCAGACTTTGAATGAGCAGGAGTGGGAGCGTATGCAGCAGGCTAATGTGCTAGCAAATGTGGCCCAGGCCTTTGAGAGCGACATGGACGCTTCAGACCTGGAGGAAGACCGAGAGACCATTTTCAGCTCGGTGGACCTGCTGTCCCCTGCTGGCCAGGCTGACGCACAGACTCTTGCCTTAATGCTGCAGGAGCAGCTGGATGCTATCAACAACGAAATTAG AATGATccaggaagagaaggagagcacAGCGATCCGAGCAGAGGAGATTGAGGGTCGGGTGGGCAGCGGCGACAGCCTGGGAGGACGTTTCCGCTCCATGAGCTCCATCCCCCCGTCACTGTGTGCCGGGTCCTCACTGGGCAGCTCTCCACCCGGGTCTGGCCACTCGACCCCCCGACGAATTCCCCGTAGCCCCAACAGAGAACTGGATCGTATGGGTGTCATGACCTTG CCTAGTGACCTGCGCAAGCATCGCAGGAAG TCTGCTCAGGATGACAAGGCCACTATCCGATGTGAGACGTCGCCCCCCACCACTCCACGCTCCATGCGCCTGAACAGGGAGGCAGGACACGCTGCCAGTCATGAGGACATTAGAGACATTCGAGG TCTGGGGAGTCTGCAGGACGGCCAGGGTAGTAACCCGAGCAGTAGCAACAGCAGCCAGGACTCTCTCAACAAAGCAGCCAAGAAGAAGAGTATCAAGTCTTCCATTGGACGCCTCTTTGGGAAGAAGGAGAAGGGCCGACCCAGCATTCCCGGCAAGGACTCCCCCAGCCAAG CTGGCACTCCTGAGGCAGAGAGCTCTCCTAAGGATGGTTTAGGAATGGGCACCCTCGGGGGCCCTGCTGAGAAGAACAGGAAGCTGCAGAAGAA GCATGAATTACTGGAAGAGGCTCGCAGGCAGGGCCTGCCATTCGCCCAGTGGGATGGACCAACTGTTGTGGTTTGGCTGGAG CTGTGGGTAGGCATGCCAGCCTGGTATGTGGCTGCATGTCGTGCCAACGTAAAGAGCGGGGCCATCATGTCGGCGCTGTCAGACACAGAGATCCAAAGGGAGATTGGAATCAGTAACCCGTTGCATCGTCTGAAACTTCGCCTGGCGATCCAGGAAATCATGTCTCTCACCAGTCCGTCTGCCCCGCCAACCTCGAGAACG ACTACAGGAAACGTTTGGGTCACACATGAAGAAATGGAAAGTTTGGCAGCCACACCTCCCACG ACGCTGGCATACGGCGACATGAACCACGAGTGGATTGGTAATGAGTGGCTGCCCAGCCTGGGTTTGCCTCAGTACCGCTCCTACTTCATGGAGTCCCTGGTGGACGCCCGCATGCTTGACCACCTCACCAAGAAGGACCTTAGAGGACAGCTGAAAATGGTGGACAGCTTCCACAG GAACAGTTTTCAGTGTGGTGTCATGTGTCTGAGGAGGCTTAACTACGACCGGAAAGAgctggagaggaagagagaggagtGTCAGCTGGAGCTCAAAG atgtGCTGGTGTGGAGTAATGAACGTGTGATCAGTTGGGTTCAGGCCATCGGACTCAAAGAGTACAGTGGCAACCTTTATGAGAGTGGAGTTCATGGAGCTCTGCTCGCCCTCGATGAAACCTTTGATCACAACACCCTGGCCCTGCTGCTGCAGATCCCCACGCAGAACACACAG GCCAGAGCGACTCTGGAGCGTGAATACAACAGTCTGCTGGCCATTGGCACAGACAGGAGAATGGAAGAg GATGACGATAAGAACTTCCGCCGAGCTCCCTCATGGAGGAAGAAGTTCAGGCCCAAAGACATGAGGGGGATGTCCTTGGGGGCGTCGGATACCCTCCCAGCCAACTTCAGAGTGACCAGTAGCGGCACAGCATCTCCTTCCACGCAGCCAAAGAGGAGCCCGATGGACG GTAACCGCTGGTCAGAAGATGAAGGGGAATTCCCTGCATTCAAGACCAGGATGATGAACTGA
- the ppfia1 gene encoding liprin-alpha-1 isoform X6, protein MMCEVMPTISEAEGPGGGGGSGRRGSGSPLQSDSEGHFESLMVSMLEERDRLLETLRETQENLGLTQGKLHEVSHERDSLQRQLNTALPQEFAALTKEVNVCREQLLEKEEEIAELKAERNNTRLLLEHLECLVSRHERSLRMTVVKRQAQSPAGVSSEVEVLKALKSLFEHHKALDEKVRERLRVALERCSALEEQLTISHKELAYLREQSSQKRGLADGTSEVNHNSENTPSTNGKRSSDGSLSQEEECGPGFGKVGELQEVVDRQSADLGQMKERMAAMVSRINELEEDLDTARKDLIKSEDMNTRLQRDLRESMAQKEDMEERITTLEKRYLAAQREATSVHDLNDKLENEVANKDSLFRQTEDRNRQLQEKLELAEQKLQQTIRKAETLPEVEAELAQRVAALTKAEERHGNIEERLRQLEAQLEEKHQELLRARQREKMNEEHNKRLSETVDKLLSESNERLQLHLKERMSALEDKNALIRELEHTKKLIEESHHEKEQLLIQIETMRAENEQGRSRSNSLLHGRSQLGSTPDFRYPVSASSMMDSNSDHYGSALVLRRPQKGRVTALRDEPSKVQTLNEQEWERMQQANVLANVAQAFESDMDASDLEEDRETIFSSVDLLSPAGQADAQTLALMLQEQLDAINNEIRMIQEEKESTAIRAEEIEGRVGSGDSLGGRFRSMSSIPPSLCAGSSLGSSPPGSGHSTPRRIPRSPNRELDRMGVMTLPSDLRKHRRKSAQDDKATIRCETSPPTTPRSMRLNREAGHAASHEDIRDIRGLGSLQDGQGSNPSSSNSSQDSLNKAAKKKSIKSSIGRLFGKKEKGRPSIPGKDSPSQAGTPEAESSPKDGLGMGTLGGPAEKNRKLQKKHELLEEARRQGLPFAQWDGPTVVVWLELWVGMPAWYVAACRANVKSGAIMSALSDTEIQREIGISNPLHRLKLRLAIQEIMSLTSPSAPPTSRTTLAYGDMNHEWIGNEWLPSLGLPQYRSYFMESLVDARMLDHLTKKDLRGQLKMVDSFHRNSFQCGVMCLRRLNYDRKELERKREECQLELKDVLVWSNERVISWVQAIGLKEYSGNLYESGVHGALLALDETFDHNTLALLLQIPTQNTQARATLEREYNSLLAIGTDRRMEEDDDKNFRRAPSWRKKFRPKDMRGMSLGASDTLPANFRVTSSGTASPSTQPKRSPMDGNRWSEDEGEFPAFKTRMMN, encoded by the exons GAGTTTGCTGCACTAACGAAGGAGGTGAACGTGTGCCGGGAGCAGCTtctggagaaagaggaggagatagCAGAGCTGAAGGCCGAGAGAAATAACACACGG CTCTTGCTGGAGCACCTGGAGTGCCTGGTGTCTCGACACGAGCGCAGTCTAAGGATGACGGTGGTGAAGAGACAGGCTCAGTCTCCAGCAGGTGTCTCAAGCGAGGTGGAGGTCCTCAAAGCCCTTAAGTCACTTTTTGAACACCACAAAGCCCTTGATGAGAAG GTAAGGGAGCGACTTCGCGTTGCTTTGGAACGATGCAGTGCATTGGAGGAACAGCTCACCATCTCGCACAAAGAA CTGGCTTACCTCAGGGAGCAGAGCAGCCAGAAGAGAGGGCTAGCAGATGGAACCAGCGAGGTCAACCACAACTCTGAAAACACACCAAGCACTAATGGCAAG CGGTCGTCGGATGGTTCCCTTAGTCAAGAGGAAGAGTGTGGGCCTGGGTTTGGTAAAGTTGGCGAACTCCAGGAGGTAGTGGACCGTCAGTCTGCGGATTTGGGCCAGATGAAGGAACGCATGGCTGCCATGGTGTCACGCATCAATGAGCTGGAGGAGGACCTGGACACAGCCCGAAAAGACCTCATTAAGTCCGAAGACATGAACACACGGCTACAGAGAGACCTCAGAGAG TCAATGGCTCAGAAGGAAGATATGGAGGAGAGGATCACCACCTTAGAGAAGCGCTACCTGGCAGCTCAGCGGGAGGCTACCTCCGTCCACGACCTCAATGACAAGCTGGAGAATGAAGTGGCCAATAAGGACTCCCTCTTCAGACAA ACTGAGGACAGAAACCGACAACTACAGGAGAAGCTGGAACTGGCTGAGCAGAAATTGCAGCAGACGATCCGCAAAGCAGAGACTCTGCCTGAGGTGGAAGCTGAGCTCGCCCAGAGAGTCGCTGCCCTCACAAAG GCCGAGGAACGCCATGGCAATATTGAGGAGAGGTTGAGGCAGCTGGAGGCCCAGCTGGAAGAGAAGCACCAGGAACTGCTCAGG GCACGACAGCGAGAGAAGATGAATGAGGAGCACAACAAGCGTCTGTCTGAAACTGTGGATAAGCTCCTGTCAGAGTCCAACGAGAGACTCCAGCTTCACCTCAAAGAGAGGATGTCTGCTCTGGAGGATAAG AATGCCCTGATCAGAGAACTGGAGCACACCAAGAAACTGATTGAGGAGTCTCACCATGAGAAG GAGCAGCTTCTCATCCAAATTGAGACAATGAGGGCAGAAAATGAGCAGGGTAGGAGCAGAAGCAACTCCTTACTACATGG GCGGTCTCAGCTGGGCAGCACCCCAGATTTCAGGTACCCAGTGTCGGCTTCCTCAATGATGGACAGTAACTCCGACCATTACGGCAGCGCTCTCGTACTGAGGCGGCCTCAGAAGGGACGAGTGACAGCGCTCCGTGACGAGCCATCCAAG GTGCAGACTTTGAATGAGCAGGAGTGGGAGCGTATGCAGCAGGCTAATGTGCTAGCAAATGTGGCCCAGGCCTTTGAGAGCGACATGGACGCTTCAGACCTGGAGGAAGACCGAGAGACCATTTTCAGCTCGGTGGACCTGCTGTCCCCTGCTGGCCAGGCTGACGCACAGACTCTTGCCTTAATGCTGCAGGAGCAGCTGGATGCTATCAACAACGAAATTAG AATGATccaggaagagaaggagagcacAGCGATCCGAGCAGAGGAGATTGAGGGTCGGGTGGGCAGCGGCGACAGCCTGGGAGGACGTTTCCGCTCCATGAGCTCCATCCCCCCGTCACTGTGTGCCGGGTCCTCACTGGGCAGCTCTCCACCCGGGTCTGGCCACTCGACCCCCCGACGAATTCCCCGTAGCCCCAACAGAGAACTGGATCGTATGGGTGTCATGACCTTG CCTAGTGACCTGCGCAAGCATCGCAGGAAG TCTGCTCAGGATGACAAGGCCACTATCCGATGTGAGACGTCGCCCCCCACCACTCCACGCTCCATGCGCCTGAACAGGGAGGCAGGACACGCTGCCAGTCATGAGGACATTAGAGACATTCGAGG TCTGGGGAGTCTGCAGGACGGCCAGGGTAGTAACCCGAGCAGTAGCAACAGCAGCCAGGACTCTCTCAACAAAGCAGCCAAGAAGAAGAGTATCAAGTCTTCCATTGGACGCCTCTTTGGGAAGAAGGAGAAGGGCCGACCCAGCATTCCCGGCAAGGACTCCCCCAGCCAAG CTGGCACTCCTGAGGCAGAGAGCTCTCCTAAGGATGGTTTAGGAATGGGCACCCTCGGGGGCCCTGCTGAGAAGAACAGGAAGCTGCAGAAGAA GCATGAATTACTGGAAGAGGCTCGCAGGCAGGGCCTGCCATTCGCCCAGTGGGATGGACCAACTGTTGTGGTTTGGCTGGAG CTGTGGGTAGGCATGCCAGCCTGGTATGTGGCTGCATGTCGTGCCAACGTAAAGAGCGGGGCCATCATGTCGGCGCTGTCAGACACAGAGATCCAAAGGGAGATTGGAATCAGTAACCCGTTGCATCGTCTGAAACTTCGCCTGGCGATCCAGGAAATCATGTCTCTCACCAGTCCGTCTGCCCCGCCAACCTCGAGAACG ACGCTGGCATACGGCGACATGAACCACGAGTGGATTGGTAATGAGTGGCTGCCCAGCCTGGGTTTGCCTCAGTACCGCTCCTACTTCATGGAGTCCCTGGTGGACGCCCGCATGCTTGACCACCTCACCAAGAAGGACCTTAGAGGACAGCTGAAAATGGTGGACAGCTTCCACAG GAACAGTTTTCAGTGTGGTGTCATGTGTCTGAGGAGGCTTAACTACGACCGGAAAGAgctggagaggaagagagaggagtGTCAGCTGGAGCTCAAAG atgtGCTGGTGTGGAGTAATGAACGTGTGATCAGTTGGGTTCAGGCCATCGGACTCAAAGAGTACAGTGGCAACCTTTATGAGAGTGGAGTTCATGGAGCTCTGCTCGCCCTCGATGAAACCTTTGATCACAACACCCTGGCCCTGCTGCTGCAGATCCCCACGCAGAACACACAG GCCAGAGCGACTCTGGAGCGTGAATACAACAGTCTGCTGGCCATTGGCACAGACAGGAGAATGGAAGAg GATGACGATAAGAACTTCCGCCGAGCTCCCTCATGGAGGAAGAAGTTCAGGCCCAAAGACATGAGGGGGATGTCCTTGGGGGCGTCGGATACCCTCCCAGCCAACTTCAGAGTGACCAGTAGCGGCACAGCATCTCCTTCCACGCAGCCAAAGAGGAGCCCGATGGACG GTAACCGCTGGTCAGAAGATGAAGGGGAATTCCCTGCATTCAAGACCAGGATGATGAACTGA